In Halogeometricum borinquense DSM 11551, a single genomic region encodes these proteins:
- a CDS encoding winged helix-turn-helix domain-containing protein, with amino-acid sequence MAHAQQPSTSLNDLPPSAKFVHFVLKQESHLTQGELTDRTQLSTRTVRDALRKLEAAGIVHEDVCLRDARKRVYSLEKDN; translated from the coding sequence ATGGCACACGCTCAACAACCCTCGACATCACTTAACGACCTTCCGCCGAGCGCGAAGTTCGTCCACTTCGTCCTCAAACAGGAGTCGCACCTGACGCAAGGCGAACTGACCGACCGGACGCAGCTTTCGACGCGAACCGTTCGTGACGCCCTCCGAAAACTGGAAGCGGCGGGCATCGTCCACGAAGATGTCTGCCTGCGCGACGCGCGAAAGCGCGTGTACTCGTTAGAGAAAGACAACTGA
- a CDS encoding lysylphosphatidylglycerol synthase domain-containing protein, with protein sequence MRRLARFLIGVVLGGGAFAGYLSYIGVGNVAGRVTELAPEAAVFVVLFVVAEGLADAIGVWASVNPLGRGLSKRQSVQFAMAGDFFDTLSPAGPVSSEPIMARFIGVTTETTYSDALAVRGVAKYVKSGAQLLLSTVLALAITVGGSSPRFVLITLGGAVVALAVAGVVLLRFRVAASQVVVVAVTPIVARVSSLYRDDPYDRTVVEAAVERFWSRVLLFRDRPGLVALIACGGVIEQVFVAAALWTALAGTGATVGLLPIIAIVPLPQASSIVPIPGSLGAYDVFLGGALAVVTGAAPASTAAAVLVVRTVTLPFGLSVGGLSVAFLRGWRP encoded by the coding sequence GTGCGCCGACTGGCGAGATTTCTGATTGGAGTCGTCCTCGGTGGCGGGGCGTTCGCCGGATACCTCTCGTACATCGGCGTCGGAAACGTTGCTGGGCGCGTCACCGAACTCGCCCCGGAAGCGGCCGTGTTCGTCGTTCTGTTCGTCGTCGCCGAAGGACTCGCCGACGCAATAGGCGTGTGGGCGTCAGTGAACCCGCTCGGACGCGGCCTCTCGAAGCGGCAGAGTGTTCAGTTCGCCATGGCGGGTGACTTCTTCGATACACTCAGCCCCGCCGGACCAGTGAGTTCAGAGCCGATCATGGCGCGGTTTATCGGCGTTACGACTGAGACGACGTACAGCGACGCCCTCGCCGTCAGAGGCGTTGCAAAGTACGTGAAGTCGGGCGCGCAACTGCTCCTCTCGACAGTGCTGGCGCTGGCAATCACGGTCGGCGGGAGTTCGCCACGGTTCGTGCTCATCACGCTCGGCGGAGCCGTCGTCGCGCTGGCGGTAGCGGGGGTCGTCCTCCTTCGGTTCCGAGTCGCCGCCTCGCAGGTTGTCGTCGTCGCTGTGACGCCAATCGTCGCACGGGTGTCGTCCCTGTACAGAGACGACCCGTACGACCGGACAGTGGTCGAAGCGGCGGTCGAACGGTTCTGGTCGCGCGTTCTCCTGTTCCGCGACCGACCGGGGTTAGTCGCACTCATCGCCTGTGGCGGCGTCATCGAACAGGTGTTCGTCGCGGCGGCACTGTGGACGGCACTCGCGGGCACCGGGGCGACGGTTGGTCTCCTTCCCATCATCGCCATCGTCCCCCTACCGCAGGCATCCAGTATCGTCCCGATTCCGGGCAGTCTCGGGGCGTACGACGTATTCCTCGGCGGTGCACTCGCGGTCGTAACCGGCGCGGCCCCCGCATCGACGGCCGCCGCCGTCCTCGTCGTTCGGACTGTCACGCTCCCGTTCGGCCTCTCTGTCGGCGGTCTGTCGGTGGCATTCCTCCGCGGATGGCGGCCCTAG
- a CDS encoding NAD(P)/FAD-dependent oxidoreductase, whose product MANVIVVGGGPAGLSAALFAQKNGLETTVFDTDQTWLHKAHLFNYPGIGSQDGTAFLETLRRQAEGFGVERVDAEVSDVSESGEGFTVTADGEDYDGDYVVLATGANRDLADTLGCEFDGDIVDVDVTMETSIEGAYATGAMVRAEEWQAVISAGDGAAAALNILSTEKGENYHDFDVPADADAVFGGMAGE is encoded by the coding sequence ATGGCAAACGTCATCGTCGTCGGCGGTGGTCCCGCCGGACTGAGTGCCGCACTGTTCGCACAGAAGAACGGACTGGAAACGACCGTCTTCGACACAGATCAGACGTGGTTGCACAAGGCGCATCTGTTCAACTACCCCGGAATCGGCTCGCAGGACGGAACCGCGTTTCTCGAAACGCTCCGTCGACAGGCGGAAGGATTCGGTGTCGAGCGCGTGGACGCGGAAGTATCGGACGTATCTGAATCCGGTGAGGGATTCACCGTAACGGCCGACGGCGAGGACTACGACGGCGACTACGTCGTCTTGGCGACTGGCGCAAACCGTGATCTCGCAGACACCCTCGGCTGTGAGTTCGACGGCGACATCGTAGACGTGGATGTGACGATGGAGACGAGCATCGAGGGCGCGTACGCGACGGGTGCGATGGTCCGCGCAGAAGAGTGGCAAGCGGTCATCTCTGCGGGCGATGGGGCCGCCGCCGCACTCAACATCCTCTCGACGGAGAAAGGCGAAAACTACCACGACTTCGACGTTCCGGCCGACGCCGACGCGGTGTTCGGTGGGATGGCCGGCGAGTAG